The genomic DNA CTTGCCGATGGAGCCCCAGGTATGTTGGCGATCAACCATTGCATGTCACCGGCCCCGATGCCAGGCTCGCTGCTCAGCTTCAAGGTAGCGCCCGGATCGTGATGGCCGCAGCGCGTCTCCCGGCGGACCGTGCCGCCGGAGCTGGTGTTCAATGCAGCGAGCTTCGTCCCACACGAACTCTAAGCGCATCTTCCCCGCTGCAAAACATGAAATCTTTCCCGCAGAGACTTTAGAAAAACTTCCACGGGCGATGCGTGCTCTGACGAGCTTGGCGTGGTAAGAATGGCTCACTTGGCCGGCGCTTAATTGCGCAATCGACGACGTTATGCATGGACTTGCAAAAGCCGCCAGTGGCGCCTACGCTGCACTGGAATTTTTGGCGAAAAAGTCATAAACCGTAGCATACGCACGGATAGTTGTTGATCCGGCAAGCGCTTCATCTCCCACATCTGTCTGACTCGTCGAATCGCCGCGCGATCGGAGGCATGCCATGCGTCAACCCAAGATCGTCGTTGTCGGCGCAGGGCTGGTTGGTGGCTCGGCGGCCTTGTTCGCGGCCGTGGCCATCCCGAGCGCGGAAGTCGTCATCATCGATCTGGCGCGAATCCGGGCGGAAGGGCAGGCCCTCGACCTGGCCCACTCCGCGGCGTTCTGGGGTAACAATCGGTTCTATGCGGGGGAGTACGAGGACGCACACAACGCGGATATCGTCGTCATCACGGCCGGGGTCGGCGTGAAACCAGGGCAGACACGCCTGGACCTGGCTAAAACCAATGCCGGCATCGCGGCGGAAATCGTCGATCGCATCGCCCCGCTGGCGCCGGATGCCATTTACGTCATCGCGACCAACCCCTGCGATGTCTTGACAGGCGTCGTCTTTGACCGCCTGCGCTGCGCGCGGGAGCGCGTCATCAGCACCGGCACTTCGCTGGATACCGGCCGGCTGCGAGCGCTGCTCTCCGAGCGTCTGGGCGTGGTGGCGCCCGGGATTCACGCCTACGTTGTCGGCGAGCACGGTGAATCCGCCGTGATCGCCTGGTCCGGCGCAACCGTCTCCGGCATGCCCCTTGAGACCTTCCTGACCAGGACCGGCAAAGAACTCGGGCCGGCCAGCCGCGACCTGGTCCTGCGCTCCGTACACGAGGCGGCCAAGCTCATCAAGGAAGGCAAGGGTGCGACCCATTATGGGATCGCCAGTGCGATCGGGCGAATCTGCCAGGCCATCGTCCACAACACCGACCTCATCCTCACGGTCGGCATCGTGCATGCCGAAGTCGAAGGGGTGCCCGAGGTCTGCCTGTCACTGCCGATGGTGATCAACGGCAACGGCGCGCAGCTGCTGGCCTATCCGGAACTCGATCCCGACGAGCGCGAAGGCCTGCGGCGCAGCGCGCGCATCGTAAAGGACGCGACCGACAGCGTGCTGATGGACCGGTAAGGACATTGCGCAGGCTTCGGACTTAGGACATCGCCGTCAGGAGGTCGATCATGGATGTAGCGCCCGTCAAGGCTCCCCCGCCTGCAAGCTCCCCGGCCACGAAGCCAGCTGCACCGGCCGGCCATCTCAGGAATCTCTGGAATTTTCTGGTCCCGGTGGGCATCGGCCTGGTCCTGTGGTTCCTGCCGGCGCCAGATGGCCTCGCGTTGAAGGCGTGGCACATGTTCGCGGTATTCGTTGCCACCATCGCCGGCATCATGACCGCCCCCCTGCCGATGGCGGCGGTCGCCATCATCGGCGCTACGGTGGGCGTGCTGGTTGGCGTGGTGTCCTTTGCCGATGTCACCAGATCCACCGGCACCGACCTGGTCTGGCTGGTGATGCTCGCCTTCTTCATTTCCCGGGGCGTGATCAAGACCGGCCTGGGGCGTCGCATTGCCCTGCTGTTCATGCGGCTGCTCGGCAAGCGCACCGTGGGGCTCGGCTACGGGCTGGCCCTGACCGAACTCATGATCTCGCCGGCCATGCCAAGCATCACGGCCCGCGCCGGCGGCGTGATGCTGCCGATTACCAAGGCCATCGCGGAAGTCCTCGGCAGCCATGCCAACGACCCGGAAACGCGCGGCAAGGTGGGAAGCTATCTGATCCTCTGCGCCTTCCACGCCAACATCATCACCGCTGGCATGTTCATCACGGCGATGGCGGGCAATCCCCTTTCAGTCAAGCTGGCCGCAGACCAGGGCGTCTCGATCAGCTGGCTCGACTGGGCGGTGGCCGCATCGGTCCCCGGCCTGGTATGCCTGGCGATCATTCCCCTCGCCATGTTGTGGATTGTCCAGCCGCAGATCCGCCAGACACCCGATGCGACGGCGCTGGCCCAGCGCGAACTGGTCGCCCTGGGCCCCATCTCCGCCAAGGAAATCATCATGGGGGCCATTTTCCTTGGCTTGCTGTTGCTCTGGATTTTCGGTGAGGACCTGGCCATCAGTGCCACGCTGGCGGCGGCTCTCGGGGTCTCGCTGCTGTTCATCACCGGCGTGCTGACCTGGGACGATGCCCTTAACGAGAAGTCCGCCTGGGACACCATGATCTGGATCGGCTTGCTGATCATGCTTGCCTCCAAGCTCAATGAATACGGCATGGTGTCCTGGTTCGGCAAGGAGTTCGGGGCCCACCTCGAGGGCTTCCACAGGCTGGCTGTCTACATGCTGGTGGCGGCGATCTATTGCTATGTTCACTACTTCTTCGCCAGCGCCACGGCACATATCAGCGCCCTCTTCCCGCTCTCGATGGCGCTGATGGTCGCTGCCGATATTCCGCCGTTCACCGCGGCGGTCGCCCTCGGCGTCCTGAGCAATGTCAACGGCTGCCTGACCCAATATGGGATCGGCTCCGGTCCGGTGATGTTCGGCGCCGGTTACGTAACCCAGGGGCAATGGTGGAAGGCGGGTTTTCTGATGAGCCTGATCTACATGTTTGTCTGGCTGGTCATCGGCCCGCTTTGGTGGAAGTTCCTTGGGCATGTGTGAGACTGCCTGACGGAACTCGTCAACCCTGGCAGCATGGCTTCCGGTCAACGCGCGCATCGGGGCTGGCGTTTGCGGCGGCGGGCGGACGGTGCTACGGCCGTCCCGCGGGCGCATGGATTGGCGATGGATGACTAGGGGCGAGACCATGAAGGCAGTCCGGGCTGCAGGTCGGCTCAGCGCAGCGGAAGGCTGGCATCAACGCTTTGCCACCGGGGCCATCCGGTCTCTCATTGCTTTTCTCTTCACGGCGGCAGCCGGACTGGCGCAAGCCGCCCCACCCCATTCACCTGGTGCGCCCGAAAGCGACGACTGGCAATTTGCGATTGCGCCGTATCTCTGGCTGCCTAACGTCAGCGGAGATTTTCGCTTTTCCGGATCGTCATCGACCGGCGGCGGCAATCTGGACATCGGCACGGGGCCGGACAGCTATCTTCAGAACCTGCAGTTCCTGCTGATGCTGCAGGCTGAGGCCAGAAAGGGAAACTGGTCGATTTTCGGCGATGCGATCTACCTCGACTTCAGTCGCCAGGACACCACGCTCAAGTCGGTGACGGCCGGAAATGGCACCCGGGTCGTCGTGCCCCGGGACGTAGCGACCGACGTGGGCAGCAGCATGACCGGCGGGATGCTCCAGCTTGCCGCTGGCTACACGGCGCTGCGCGCGCCATGGGGCAATATCGAGCCATTCGGAGGCCTGCGCTATCTGAACCTGAGCGCGAGCGCGCATTGGACGCTATCCGCGACGTTCACGCAGCAAGGCGCGACGCTGGCACAGCAAGGCAGTATCTCGCAAACGGAAAACCTCGTGGACGCCATCATCGGCGTGCGCGGACGCTTCAACCTGAGCAGCAATGGCAGATGGTACGTGCCTTACTACGTCGACGTCGGAAGCGGATCCTCCAGCTACACGCTGCAAGTGTCAGCGGGGGCGGCGTATGCGGCAAAGTGGGGCGATATCCAGCTGACCTATCGCTACGTGAGCTATGAAGTAAGTGGCGGCGAGCTGATACAACGGCTCACCTTTAAGGGGCCTATGCTAGGGCTGGTGTTTCGGTTCTGATTCTTTCCTCTTCTTATCCTGGACCGCTGCAGAGCGGAGCCGGTGTTGCCCGCGGCCTGCCCGTGTTGGGGGATGAACATGAATGGACAACTGGGAATGTTCTGGAAATCCCTAGCCGCGTGGGCTTGTCTCGCCGTGCTGTGCCTGGGGGCGACGACGGCCGTGGCGCGCCAGACCTTCGACACCCCGGACGCGGCCATGGCGGCCTTCGGCAAGGCGGTCCGCGATAACGACGAGGCGGCGATGAAGCGTATCTTCGGCGCCAATTTCCGCAACATCATTCCGCCGGCCGATGCCGACGTGCGGAAGCGTTTCGACAGCGCCTGGGCCGTGTCGCATCTGGTCCAGCATTCGGGCAGGCATGCCGTGATCGCCGTCGGCAACGACGGCTGGACCCTGCCGGTGCCGCTGGTCAAGTCCGCCAAGGGGTGGCAGTTCGACACGCAGGCCGGCGCCCAGGAAATGCGCGTGCGCCGCATCGGCCGCAACGAGCTGGCCGTGATCCAGACCATGCAGGCCATCTGCGACGCGCAGGCCGAATACGCCGAAACCAGCCACGACGGCGAGAAGCGGCTGGTCTATGCCAGCAGGTTGTCCAGTACGCCGGGCAAGCACGACGGGCTTTACTGGCCGACCGGCGCAGGCGAGCGGCCCAGCCCCCTCGGCGCCGCCTTCCGCGATGCCGGCACGCGCAACGCGAGCAAGGAGGGCTACCACGGCTACCAGTACAAGCTGCTGACCGCGCAAGGGTCGCGTGCCGACGGCGGCGCGCTCGACTATGTGGTCGACGGCAAGCTGTTCGGCGGCTTCGCGGTGATCGCGTGGCCGGTGCGCTATGGTGATACCGGGGTGATGACCTTTATCGTCAACCACAAGGGGCAGGTCTACGAGCGCGACCTCGGCGCCAACAGCGCCGCCCGGGCCGCGGCAACGAAATCCTTCGACCCCGACCCTGGCTGGAGGAGGATATCGCGATGAAACCTAGTGCACTGACCACGGCGTGTTGCGCCGTGCTGGTGCTGGCCGGATGCGGGAGCACCGCGCCGCCGACAGCGGGCTCGTCGCCGGTGGTGCCGGGCGCGATGCAGGCGCAGCCGCAGAGCCAGCCCGCGCCCTACCAGGCCGAAGAGATCGAGGCCATGGTCGCCCCGATCGCCCTTTACCCCGACCCCCTGCTCTCGCAGGTGCTGATGGCCTCCACCTATCCACTGGAAGTCACCCTCGCCGCGCGCTGGGTCAAGGCGCACCCCGGCGTGAAGGGCGATGCCGCGGTCAAGGCGATACAGAATGAATCCTGGGATGTCAGCGTGAAGTCGCTGGTGGCCTTTCCGCAGATCCTCGAGCCGATGGGCGACAAGCTCGACTGGACCCAGAAGCTGGGCGATGCCTTCCTGGCCCAGCAGAAGGACGTGCTCGATGCGGTGCAGCGCCTGCGCGCGCGGGCGCAGCAGGCGGGCCACCTCAAGTCGGGGCCGCAGCAGACCGTGACCGTCGAAACCGCGGGCGCTGCGCAGCAGACCATCGTGCGCATCGAGCCGGCCAATCCGGAGGTGATCTACGTGCCGGTGTATGACCCCGCCATTGTCTATGGCGGCTGGGGGTATGCGGGCTACCCGTATTATTACTGGCCGCCCTATGCCGCCTATTACCCTGGCGACGCCGTGGGCAGCGGCATCGCATGGGGCATCGGCCTGGCTGCGGCGGTCGCCATCTTCGGCAACTGCGACTGGAACAACGGCGGCGTCCATGTGGAGCACCACAAGGCAAGGAATATCGACCGCAATTTCGACGCCAGCAAGTTCCAGGGCGGCCGCTGGCAGCATGACGCGCAGCACCGGCAGGGCGTGGCCTATCGTGACCATGCCACCCGCGAGAAATTTGGCCGCAGCACCGCCGACGCGGGGGGGCGCGACGGCTTTCGCGGGCGCGACGCGGCCGGGGGTCGCGACCATGGCTTCCAGGGTGTGGACAGTGGCGGCAGCGCCGTGCAGCGCAATACCAACCGGGGGAACGCCAGCCTGCAGTCAGGTTCGGCTCGCGCCGCGGGCTTTGGCGGCGGCGCACGCATGGGCGGCTTTGGCGGACGCGGCG from Cupriavidus taiwanensis includes the following:
- a CDS encoding lactate/malate family dehydrogenase, with translation MRQPKIVVVGAGLVGGSAALFAAVAIPSAEVVIIDLARIRAEGQALDLAHSAAFWGNNRFYAGEYEDAHNADIVVITAGVGVKPGQTRLDLAKTNAGIAAEIVDRIAPLAPDAIYVIATNPCDVLTGVVFDRLRCARERVISTGTSLDTGRLRALLSERLGVVAPGIHAYVVGEHGESAVIAWSGATVSGMPLETFLTRTGKELGPASRDLVLRSVHEAAKLIKEGKGATHYGIASAIGRICQAIVHNTDLILTVGIVHAEVEGVPEVCLSLPMVINGNGAQLLAYPELDPDEREGLRRSARIVKDATDSVLMDR
- a CDS encoding DUF2950 domain-containing protein; protein product: MFWKSLAAWACLAVLCLGATTAVARQTFDTPDAAMAAFGKAVRDNDEAAMKRIFGANFRNIIPPADADVRKRFDSAWAVSHLVQHSGRHAVIAVGNDGWTLPVPLVKSAKGWQFDTQAGAQEMRVRRIGRNELAVIQTMQAICDAQAEYAETSHDGEKRLVYASRLSSTPGKHDGLYWPTGAGERPSPLGAAFRDAGTRNASKEGYHGYQYKLLTAQGSRADGGALDYVVDGKLFGGFAVIAWPVRYGDTGVMTFIVNHKGQVYERDLGANSAARAAATKSFDPDPGWRRISR
- a CDS encoding DUF3300 domain-containing protein; amino-acid sequence: MKPSALTTACCAVLVLAGCGSTAPPTAGSSPVVPGAMQAQPQSQPAPYQAEEIEAMVAPIALYPDPLLSQVLMASTYPLEVTLAARWVKAHPGVKGDAAVKAIQNESWDVSVKSLVAFPQILEPMGDKLDWTQKLGDAFLAQQKDVLDAVQRLRARAQQAGHLKSGPQQTVTVETAGAAQQTIVRIEPANPEVIYVPVYDPAIVYGGWGYAGYPYYYWPPYAAYYPGDAVGSGIAWGIGLAAAVAIFGNCDWNNGGVHVEHHKARNIDRNFDASKFQGGRWQHDAQHRQGVAYRDHATREKFGRSTADAGGRDGFRGRDAAGGRDHGFQGVDSGGSAVQRNTNRGNASLQSGSARAAGFGGGARMGGFGGRGGRR
- a CDS encoding DASS family sodium-coupled anion symporter yields the protein MDVAPVKAPPPASSPATKPAAPAGHLRNLWNFLVPVGIGLVLWFLPAPDGLALKAWHMFAVFVATIAGIMTAPLPMAAVAIIGATVGVLVGVVSFADVTRSTGTDLVWLVMLAFFISRGVIKTGLGRRIALLFMRLLGKRTVGLGYGLALTELMISPAMPSITARAGGVMLPITKAIAEVLGSHANDPETRGKVGSYLILCAFHANIITAGMFITAMAGNPLSVKLAADQGVSISWLDWAVAASVPGLVCLAIIPLAMLWIVQPQIRQTPDATALAQRELVALGPISAKEIIMGAIFLGLLLLWIFGEDLAISATLAAALGVSLLFITGVLTWDDALNEKSAWDTMIWIGLLIMLASKLNEYGMVSWFGKEFGAHLEGFHRLAVYMLVAAIYCYVHYFFASATAHISALFPLSMALMVAADIPPFTAAVALGVLSNVNGCLTQYGIGSGPVMFGAGYVTQGQWWKAGFLMSLIYMFVWLVIGPLWWKFLGHV